From a single Maritimibacter sp. DP1N21-5 genomic region:
- a CDS encoding inositol monophosphatase family protein, giving the protein MQGSANLNVMIKAARKAGRSLVKDFREVENLQVSMKGAGDFVSKADLAAEEIIKAELMEARPNYGWLGEEGGGEEGKDPTRRWIVDPLDGTTNFLHGLPHWAVSIALEHKGEIVAGVVYDPAKDEMFFAEKGAGSWLNDKQRLRVSGRRELIQSIFATGVPFGGRADLPQTLQDLARIMPTCAGVRRWGAAALDLAYVAAGRYEGFWERRLNPWDLAAGLLIVKEAGGLVEGLTQGEDPLISGEIVASNEQVFDKFAKIIRG; this is encoded by the coding sequence ATGCAAGGCAGCGCCAACCTCAATGTCATGATCAAGGCCGCGCGCAAGGCGGGCCGGTCGCTGGTCAAGGATTTCCGCGAGGTCGAGAACCTTCAGGTGTCGATGAAAGGCGCGGGTGATTTCGTGTCCAAGGCCGACCTCGCCGCCGAGGAGATCATCAAGGCCGAACTGATGGAAGCGCGCCCCAACTACGGCTGGCTGGGCGAAGAGGGCGGCGGCGAAGAGGGCAAGGATCCGACCCGGCGCTGGATCGTCGATCCGCTCGACGGCACCACGAACTTTCTGCACGGCCTGCCGCACTGGGCGGTGTCCATCGCGCTCGAACACAAGGGCGAGATCGTCGCGGGCGTCGTTTACGACCCGGCAAAGGACGAGATGTTCTTTGCCGAAAAGGGCGCCGGATCCTGGCTCAATGACAAGCAACGCCTGCGCGTGTCGGGGCGGCGTGAACTGATCCAGTCGATCTTCGCGACGGGGGTCCCCTTCGGTGGGCGAGCCGATCTGCCGCAGACGCTTCAGGACCTCGCCCGGATCATGCCGACCTGTGCCGGTGTCCGGCGCTGGGGGGCGGCGGCGCTCGACCTCGCTTACGTGGCGGCGGGGCGGTACGAAGGTTTCTGGGAACGGCGGCTGAACCCCTGGGACCTCGCGGCGGGGCTTCTGATCGTCAAGGAAGCCGGAGGGCTGGTCGAAGGGTTGACGCAGGGTGAGGACCCGCTCATCTCGGGCGAGATCGTCGCCTCGAACGAGCAGGTCTTCGACAAGTTCGCAAAGATCATTCGCGGCTGA
- the metF gene encoding methylenetetrahydrofolate reductase [NAD(P)H], whose protein sequence is MTTPRISFEFFPPQNIEGAFRLADTVRELSPLDPTFVSVTYGAGGTTRELTHDAVGTIHRRYGLNVAAHLTCVNATREETLEIAHQYAEAGVTEIVALRGDPPKGADRFTAYQNGFANSVELIEALAETGKFNIRVGAYPDPHPDAGHADADVEWLKRKIDAGASSAITQFFFEAETFFRFRDKCEKAGIDAPIIPGILPIQSWSGVKKFAKACGAPVPVWLDEAYERAIRDGREELLSISLATELCSELIDGGVEDLHFYTLNKTDITRDIVHALGVTPRVSLAQVA, encoded by the coding sequence ATGACCACGCCTCGCATCAGCTTTGAATTCTTCCCGCCGCAGAACATCGAAGGCGCCTTCCGGCTGGCCGATACGGTGCGCGAACTGTCGCCCCTCGACCCGACCTTCGTGTCGGTGACCTATGGTGCAGGTGGCACGACGCGGGAGCTGACCCACGACGCCGTGGGCACCATCCACCGCCGTTACGGGCTCAACGTGGCCGCGCATCTGACCTGCGTGAACGCCACAAGAGAAGAAACCCTGGAGATCGCGCATCAATATGCCGAGGCTGGCGTGACCGAGATCGTCGCGCTACGGGGCGACCCGCCCAAGGGCGCCGACCGGTTCACCGCCTATCAGAACGGGTTCGCCAATTCGGTCGAACTGATCGAGGCGCTGGCCGAGACCGGCAAATTCAACATCCGCGTCGGCGCCTACCCCGACCCGCATCCGGATGCTGGCCACGCCGATGCCGACGTCGAATGGCTCAAGCGCAAGATAGACGCGGGCGCGTCCTCGGCGATCACCCAGTTCTTCTTCGAGGCCGAGACCTTCTTCCGCTTCCGCGACAAATGCGAGAAAGCCGGCATCGACGCCCCGATCATCCCCGGCATCCTGCCGATCCAGTCGTGGTCGGGCGTCAAGAAATTCGCGAAAGCCTGCGGCGCGCCGGTGCCGGTCTGGCTCGACGAGGCCTATGAGCGGGCGATCCGCGACGGTCGCGAAGAACTGCTCTCGATCTCCCTCGCCACAGAACTCTGCAGCGAGTTGATCGACGGCGGGGTCGAGGATCTTCATTTCTACACGCTCAACAAGACCGACATCACCCGCGACATCGTTCACGCGCTGGGCGTGACCCCTCGGGTGTCACTGGCGCAAGTGGCGTAA
- a CDS encoding rhomboid family intramembrane serine protease, whose translation MFPIRDHNPSERTPFVTYALIAINVVIFLGQITLPEEELSQFLYTWGFVPGRVMEGYGFETIFTSMFLHSGFMHIAGNMLYLWIFGDNLEDELGHFGFLGFYIASGVAAALAQALPDPYSGIPMVGASGAIAGVLGGYLLLFPKARIDVLFIFIIIFKVFPLPAWIVLGAWFGLQLLNSASQLDAGVAYLAHAGGFVAGFVFILPKWLREGGPAFWRRTHGHPPHPEARYDFVRSGVPTVKRRR comes from the coding sequence ATGTTCCCGATCCGCGACCACAACCCGTCCGAGCGCACGCCCTTCGTCACCTATGCGTTGATCGCCATCAACGTGGTGATCTTTTTGGGCCAGATCACCCTGCCCGAGGAGGAGTTGAGCCAGTTTCTATACACTTGGGGCTTCGTGCCGGGCCGGGTGATGGAGGGCTACGGTTTCGAGACCATCTTCACCTCGATGTTCCTGCATTCGGGCTTCATGCATATCGCGGGCAACATGCTTTATCTCTGGATCTTCGGTGACAACCTCGAGGACGAACTTGGGCACTTCGGGTTTCTAGGGTTCTACATCGCCTCCGGCGTGGCCGCAGCGCTGGCGCAGGCGCTGCCCGATCCCTACTCGGGCATTCCCATGGTCGGTGCCTCGGGCGCCATTGCCGGGGTGCTGGGCGGATACCTGCTGCTCTTTCCCAAGGCGCGCATCGATGTGCTTTTCATCTTCATCATTATTTTCAAGGTCTTCCCGCTGCCGGCCTGGATCGTGCTGGGCGCCTGGTTCGGGCTCCAGCTCCTCAACTCGGCCTCGCAACTCGACGCGGGCGTCGCCTATCTCGCCCATGCCGGGGGCTTCGTCGCGGGTTTCGTTTTCATCCTGCCGAAATGGCTGCGCGAGGGCGGACCTGCCTTCTGGCGGCGGACCCATGGCCACCCGCCGCATCCCGAAGCGCGCTACGATTTCGTCCGCTCCGGCGTTCCAACGGTCAAACGCCGCCGGTGA
- a CDS encoding dimethylsulfonioproprionate lyase family protein: protein MVEAQTSPVRLRDRPGWIYLIQEFEVIYRLGSAGGSKAIRSHRKRVRDALAKVNDGEPEVVARAPEDKPVTAHLGRAFDLGDRGPMVGMSRALGRVAPLLTWEYGYEKVPMALAQKYAYCEVLGPRGPVVSDRITLGFVLFAPKTTYPQHSHRDIEESYVSIAGAWSENELAVYAPGSLILNVPGHEHRITTGDDDPCLLAYAWIGPPDKLTAPGMKFSSTKKRVEKGI, encoded by the coding sequence ATGGTGGAAGCTCAGACCTCGCCCGTCCGGCTCAGGGACCGGCCCGGATGGATATATCTCATCCAGGAGTTCGAGGTGATCTATCGGCTTGGCTCCGCGGGCGGGTCCAAGGCCATTCGCAGCCACCGCAAGCGGGTGCGCGACGCGCTGGCCAAGGTGAACGATGGTGAACCCGAAGTGGTCGCCCGGGCGCCCGAGGACAAGCCGGTGACGGCGCATCTGGGCCGGGCCTTCGATCTTGGCGACCGGGGGCCGATGGTTGGCATGAGCCGGGCGCTCGGACGGGTCGCGCCCTTGCTGACCTGGGAATACGGCTACGAAAAGGTGCCCATGGCGTTGGCGCAGAAATACGCCTATTGCGAGGTGCTTGGGCCGCGCGGACCGGTTGTCTCGGACCGGATCACGCTGGGCTTCGTGCTCTTCGCGCCGAAGACCACCTATCCGCAGCATTCTCACCGCGACATCGAGGAAAGCTATGTCTCGATCGCCGGGGCCTGGTCCGAGAACGAGCTTGCGGTCTATGCGCCGGGGTCGCTCATCCTCAACGTGCCAGGGCACGAGCACCGGATCACCACGGGCGACGATGACCCCTGCCTGCTGGCCTATGCCTGGATCGGGCCACCCGACAAGCTGACCGCGCCGGGGATGAAGTTCTCGAGCACGAAGAAACGGGTCGAGAAGGGCATCTGA
- a CDS encoding DeoR/GlpR family DNA-binding transcription regulator: protein MSQTFRHPEILEIARREGKVTVEGLAQHFDVTLQTIRRDLTDLAEAGRLERVHGGAVLPSGTTNIGYEERRSLRSEAKRDIARACAKLIPNGISLFLNIGTSTEAVARELLHHENLMVVTNNMNVANILAENSDCEIIVTGGQLRRADGGLVGNLATETIRHFKFDLAVIGCSALDGDGDLLDFDFQEVSVSQSILSQSRKTFLVADHTKLSRSAPARIASLADIDSFVTDRPLPTDLAAACERWNTRIIVTP from the coding sequence ATGTCCCAAACATTCCGGCACCCCGAAATTCTCGAGATCGCCCGCCGCGAAGGAAAGGTGACGGTCGAAGGGCTAGCCCAGCATTTCGACGTGACGCTTCAGACCATTCGTCGGGACCTGACCGATCTCGCCGAGGCGGGTCGTCTCGAGCGCGTGCACGGCGGGGCGGTGCTTCCCTCGGGCACGACGAATATCGGATACGAGGAACGCCGCTCGCTCCGGTCGGAGGCAAAACGCGACATCGCCCGCGCCTGCGCCAAGCTCATTCCGAACGGCATTTCGCTGTTTCTCAACATCGGAACGTCAACGGAAGCCGTCGCGCGGGAGCTCCTGCACCACGAAAACCTGATGGTCGTGACCAACAACATGAACGTGGCCAATATCCTTGCCGAGAACAGCGATTGCGAGATCATCGTGACGGGAGGTCAACTGCGACGCGCGGATGGCGGATTGGTCGGCAATCTCGCGACAGAAACCATCCGCCACTTCAAGTTCGATCTGGCCGTCATCGGCTGTTCAGCACTCGATGGGGACGGCGACCTGCTGGACTTCGACTTTCAGGAAGTGAGCGTCAGCCAGTCAATCCTGAGCCAGTCTCGCAAGACCTTCCTCGTTGCCGATCACACGAAACTCAGCCGCAGCGCGCCCGCCCGTATCGCGTCCCTCGCCGACATCGATTCCTTCGTCACCGATCGGCCCCTTCCAACCGACTTGGCGGCAGCCTGCGAGAGATGGAACACCCGGATAATCGTGACGCCTTGA
- a CDS encoding NAD-dependent succinate-semialdehyde dehydrogenase: protein MHWKGHAVKDSVDESQITTINPYTAKPIKSYDLMSRDEAFAAAERCHEAFLDWRGVSLQERARIIGQIGEKLIEKSDDFSALMTEETGKLLKDGKTEVQLCAGICKWTAEAGPKELADETRDVENGEKGHIAYSPIGVIYGIQPWNFPAYQAIRYTIANLMAGNGVLLKHAASCTGAGLFLRDLMEEAGLPKHLFTVLVIDHDISDEVIAHDKVRGVTLTGSSDAGRHVAAKAGAALKKTVMELGSNDAYLVLSDADLDLAVKTCVMGRIYNNGQTCVNAKRFVVVDAVYDDFIAAYVKEMSDIEMGDPSDKATKLGPMSRKELRDKLHDQVWKSIAKGAKLSCGGHIPDRRGAFYPATVLEDVAPGQPAYDEELFGPVASVIRAKDDEDAMRIANDSKFGLGGGIFSRDVERAVTLARDEFDTGMVFVNGFNVATPNMPFGGVKNSGYGREHGGFGMKEFVNVKTIIEN, encoded by the coding sequence ATGCATTGGAAAGGACACGCCGTGAAAGACAGCGTCGACGAAAGCCAGATCACCACGATCAACCCCTACACCGCCAAGCCGATCAAGTCCTACGACCTCATGAGCCGGGACGAGGCCTTCGCCGCCGCGGAGCGGTGCCACGAAGCGTTCCTCGACTGGCGCGGGGTCAGCTTGCAGGAGCGCGCGCGGATCATCGGCCAGATCGGCGAGAAACTGATCGAGAAATCCGACGACTTCTCGGCGCTCATGACCGAAGAGACCGGCAAGCTCCTGAAAGACGGAAAAACCGAGGTTCAGCTCTGCGCCGGGATCTGCAAATGGACCGCCGAGGCAGGACCCAAGGAGCTCGCGGACGAGACCCGCGACGTCGAGAATGGCGAGAAAGGCCATATTGCCTACAGCCCCATCGGCGTGATCTATGGCATCCAGCCGTGGAATTTCCCCGCCTATCAGGCGATCCGCTACACCATCGCGAACCTCATGGCGGGGAACGGCGTGCTCCTGAAACACGCGGCGAGTTGCACCGGCGCTGGGCTTTTCCTGCGCGACCTGATGGAAGAGGCCGGGCTTCCCAAGCACCTTTTCACCGTGTTGGTGATCGACCACGACATCTCGGACGAGGTGATCGCGCACGACAAGGTGCGCGGCGTGACCCTGACCGGGTCCTCGGACGCCGGGCGCCATGTGGCGGCCAAGGCGGGTGCGGCGCTCAAGAAGACGGTTATGGAGCTTGGCTCGAACGACGCCTATCTCGTGCTGTCGGACGCGGACCTCGACCTCGCGGTGAAGACCTGTGTGATGGGCCGGATCTACAACAACGGCCAGACCTGCGTGAACGCGAAACGCTTCGTGGTGGTCGATGCGGTCTATGACGACTTCATTGCGGCCTATGTGAAGGAGATGTCCGACATCGAGATGGGCGATCCTTCGGACAAGGCCACCAAGCTTGGCCCGATGTCACGCAAAGAGCTGCGCGACAAGCTCCACGACCAGGTCTGGAAGTCCATCGCCAAGGGCGCGAAGCTTTCCTGTGGCGGTCACATCCCGGACCGGCGCGGGGCCTTCTACCCGGCGACGGTGCTCGAGGACGTGGCGCCGGGCCAGCCCGCCTATGACGAAGAGCTCTTCGGCCCGGTGGCGAGCGTCATCCGCGCCAAGGACGACGAAGACGCGATGCGGATCGCCAACGATTCGAAGTTCGGTCTGGGCGGTGGCATCTTCTCTCGCGACGTGGAGCGGGCCGTGACGCTTGCAAGGGATGAGTTCGACACCGGAATGGTCTTCGTGAACGGATTCAACGTGGCGACGCCGAACATGCCCTTCGGCGGGGTCAAGAATTCTGGCTACGGGCGCGAGCACGGTGGCTTCGGCATGAAGGAATTCGTGAACGTGAAGACGATCATCGAGAACTGA
- a CDS encoding tetratricopeptide repeat protein — protein MRLSCILLVLATPALAETCPPGPDIDVPLAALIAEGQEAQRYMPARDALRDMWALWKAPPDDWSGELLAVGKERLDMADYEGAQKAFDALVDYCPTWAEGWNQRAYVFFNQERYEEALVDLDRAIALSPNHIPALSGKGVTLLRMGRVEDGEFWLKRAVDLHPWLPERGLIRELYGAPR, from the coding sequence ATGCGTCTGTCCTGTATTCTCCTTGTTCTCGCCACGCCCGCCCTGGCCGAAACCTGCCCGCCCGGGCCGGACATCGACGTGCCGCTTGCGGCCCTCATTGCCGAAGGGCAGGAGGCCCAGCGCTACATGCCGGCGCGGGATGCGCTGCGCGATATGTGGGCGCTGTGGAAGGCACCCCCGGACGACTGGTCGGGCGAATTGCTCGCGGTCGGCAAGGAACGCCTCGACATGGCGGACTACGAGGGCGCGCAAAAGGCCTTTGATGCGCTGGTGGATTATTGCCCGACCTGGGCCGAGGGGTGGAATCAGCGCGCCTATGTCTTCTTCAATCAGGAGCGTTACGAGGAGGCGCTGGTCGATCTGGACCGCGCGATCGCGCTCTCACCGAACCACATACCGGCGCTGTCCGGGAAGGGCGTCACCCTCCTCAGGATGGGGCGGGTGGAGGACGGTGAGTTCTGGCTCAAGCGGGCGGTCGATCTGCATCCCTGGCTCCCGGAACGGGGCCTTATCCGCGAACTCTATGGTGCGCCGCGCTAG
- a CDS encoding ABC transporter ATP-binding protein has product MALELKGVSKSVEGQTHIYPTDLTLEKGTMNVLLGPTLSGKTSLMRLMAGLDAPASGRIIWNGEDVTGQRVQDRKVAMVYQQFINYPSMTVYENIASPLRLMGVDKVEIDARVRETAELTKLTPMLERKPLELSGGQQQRCALARALVKNAGLVLLDEPLANLDYKLREELRVEIPKIFEASGSIFVYATTEPEEALLLGGNVATLSEGRVTQFGPTPSVYRKPVDATTARVFSDPPMNFLPISKTGDRVMFGDGQSVPATGKLAELSDGRYAAGFRPNHLEIAKHSPDAMHFTTTLSVTELTGSETFVHLDHFGERWVGVVQGVHNLELGAELTVWLDPRHVYIFGEDGKLVAPAAYALAA; this is encoded by the coding sequence ATGGCGCTGGAATTGAAGGGCGTGTCCAAGTCCGTCGAGGGGCAGACGCATATCTACCCGACGGACCTGACGCTGGAAAAAGGCACGATGAATGTGCTGTTGGGGCCGACGCTGTCAGGCAAGACGTCCCTCATGCGCCTGATGGCCGGGTTGGACGCGCCCGCCTCAGGCAGGATTATCTGGAACGGCGAAGATGTGACCGGCCAGCGGGTGCAGGACCGCAAGGTCGCGATGGTCTATCAGCAGTTCATCAATTACCCGTCGATGACGGTCTATGAGAATATCGCTTCGCCGCTTCGGCTGATGGGGGTCGACAAGGTCGAGATCGATGCCCGGGTGCGCGAAACCGCCGAATTGACGAAACTCACACCGATGCTCGAGCGCAAGCCGCTCGAACTTTCAGGGGGCCAGCAGCAGCGTTGCGCACTTGCGCGCGCGCTGGTCAAGAATGCCGGCCTCGTTCTGCTGGACGAACCGCTCGCGAACCTCGACTACAAGCTGCGCGAGGAACTGCGGGTCGAGATCCCCAAGATCTTCGAAGCCTCCGGCAGCATTTTCGTCTATGCCACCACCGAACCCGAAGAGGCGCTGTTGCTGGGCGGCAATGTCGCGACCCTGTCCGAGGGGCGCGTGACCCAGTTTGGCCCGACTCCGTCGGTTTATCGCAAGCCCGTCGATGCCACGACCGCGCGGGTCTTTTCCGATCCGCCGATGAACTTCCTGCCGATTTCCAAGACGGGTGATCGGGTCATGTTCGGGGACGGGCAAAGCGTTCCAGCGACCGGCAAGCTCGCGGAACTGTCCGATGGCCGCTATGCCGCCGGATTCCGGCCGAACCACCTCGAAATCGCGAAGCACTCGCCGGATGCGATGCACTTCACCACCACGCTGTCCGTTACCGAGCTCACCGGGTCCGAGACCTTCGTCCACCTCGACCATTTCGGCGAGCGCTGGGTCGGGGTGGTCCAGGGCGTCCATAACCTCGAACTCGGTGCCGAGCTCACCGTCTGGCTCGACCCGCGCCACGTCTACATTTTCGGCGAGGACGGCAAGCTCGTCGCGCCCGCCGCTTACGCGCTGGCGGCTTGA
- the glpD gene encoding glycerol-3-phosphate dehydrogenase codes for MKHPATSEIIDLFVIGGGINGCGIARDAAGRGLSVTLAEMNDLASATSSASTKLFHGGLRYLEYFEFRLVREALIERETLLKAMPHISWPMRFVIPYHEDMRFEADTPTSKLMSLFMPWMRGRRPAWLIRLGLFMYDNMGGRKILPATKTLDLRGAAEGAPLKNHFAKAYEYSDCWVEDSRLVVLNARDAEARGARIMTRTKVVGATSENGIWRIETRNTESNQTRTFHARMLLNAGGPWVGDILQSTVRLNSREGVRLVRGSHIVTNRLFDHDKCYFFQGGDGRIIFAIPYETDFTLIGTTDEEHADPAIEPECSEAEQDYLLAFANQYFRRQLTREDIVWTYSGVRPLYDDGASSATAATRDYTLKVDTSAGAPILNVFGGKITTYRRLAESAMDKIGAHLTVGRGKWTAGVPLPGGDFPVDGVPRLIRDLQSRFPFLTDFWARRLVRAYGTEAGVILGTAKDSADLGHDFGATLTEAEVKWLMAHEFARTAEDVIWRRNKLGLRLSADETLALDDWMARHRHATAAAAE; via the coding sequence GTGAAACATCCGGCCACTTCGGAAATCATAGACCTTTTCGTCATCGGCGGCGGCATCAATGGGTGCGGCATCGCCCGAGACGCGGCGGGGCGTGGGTTGTCGGTGACCCTGGCGGAGATGAACGATCTCGCCTCGGCGACGTCTTCGGCATCGACCAAGCTTTTCCACGGTGGGCTCCGATACCTCGAATACTTCGAGTTCCGACTGGTGCGAGAGGCGCTCATCGAGAGGGAGACCCTTCTGAAGGCGATGCCCCATATCAGTTGGCCGATGCGGTTTGTCATTCCTTATCATGAGGATATGCGTTTTGAGGCGGACACGCCGACCTCGAAGCTCATGAGCCTTTTCATGCCGTGGATGAGGGGACGCAGACCGGCATGGCTGATCCGGCTGGGTCTTTTCATGTACGACAACATGGGAGGGCGGAAGATCCTGCCCGCTACGAAGACCCTCGACCTGAGGGGCGCGGCAGAAGGCGCGCCGCTCAAGAATCATTTCGCCAAGGCCTATGAGTATTCCGATTGCTGGGTCGAGGATTCGCGTCTCGTGGTCCTCAATGCCCGGGACGCCGAAGCGCGTGGCGCGCGGATCATGACCCGCACGAAAGTGGTTGGCGCGACGAGCGAAAACGGGATCTGGCGCATCGAAACGCGCAATACCGAAAGCAATCAGACGCGGACATTCCATGCGCGGATGCTCCTGAACGCGGGCGGGCCCTGGGTGGGTGACATCCTCCAGTCGACGGTGCGGCTGAATTCGCGCGAAGGCGTGCGGTTGGTGCGGGGGTCCCACATTGTGACCAACCGGCTCTTCGATCACGACAAGTGTTATTTCTTTCAGGGTGGCGACGGGCGGATCATCTTTGCGATCCCCTATGAGACGGATTTCACGCTCATCGGCACCACCGATGAAGAGCATGCGGATCCCGCGATCGAACCCGAATGCAGCGAGGCGGAACAAGACTACCTGCTCGCCTTCGCAAACCAGTATTTCAGGCGACAACTGACGCGCGAGGACATAGTCTGGACCTATTCCGGTGTCCGGCCCCTTTATGATGACGGGGCCAGCAGCGCGACCGCCGCGACCCGGGACTATACGCTCAAGGTGGATACCAGCGCCGGCGCGCCCATCCTCAATGTCTTTGGCGGCAAGATCACGACCTACCGCCGCCTTGCCGAGAGCGCGATGGACAAGATCGGTGCGCATCTGACGGTCGGAAGAGGCAAGTGGACCGCTGGGGTTCCGCTCCCCGGTGGCGATTTCCCGGTGGACGGTGTGCCAAGGTTGATCCGAGACCTGCAATCGCGGTTTCCGTTCCTGACCGATTTCTGGGCCCGGCGCCTCGTGCGCGCCTATGGCACGGAGGCCGGCGTGATCCTCGGAACGGCGAAGGACAGCGCGGATCTCGGGCATGATTTCGGCGCCACGCTCACCGAGGCCGAAGTCAAATGGCTCATGGCCCACGAATTTGCGCGTACCGCGGAGGATGTGATCTGGCGGCGCAACAAGCTGGGGTTACGGCTGTCCGCCGATGAAACCCTGGCACTGGACGATTGGATGGCGCGGCATCGCCATGCCACGGCCGCGGCGGCGGAATAG
- a CDS encoding LysR family transcriptional regulator, whose amino-acid sequence MYLEFRHLRTIRAIHEAGGLARAADMLHITQSALSHQVKGLEEQVGMELFLRRSKPMKLSPAGQKLLRLAETILPEVSRVEEEFRAMQSGRSGRMHIAIECHACFDWLFPVLDGFRAVWPNVDVDIRMRLAFDAMEALRREEVDFVISSDPVSLPGVTFTPLFDYEPKFVCPKGHRLAGHEWIEAEDFADEILLHYPVERAKLDIFTQLLTPARVEPRGTRAVELTEVILMLVAAGRGVTVLPDWVLGKYRTNPDYVILPITERGLTKRMHAATRDEDVAKPYIAHMMRLARTEPVKLQRQMG is encoded by the coding sequence ATGTATCTGGAATTCCGCCACCTTCGCACGATCCGCGCCATCCACGAGGCCGGGGGCCTCGCCCGTGCGGCCGACATGCTTCACATCACGCAATCGGCGCTGTCCCATCAGGTGAAGGGGCTGGAGGAGCAGGTGGGGATGGAGCTCTTCCTGCGCCGGTCGAAGCCGATGAAACTCTCTCCCGCCGGTCAGAAACTCCTGCGCCTGGCCGAGACGATCCTGCCGGAGGTTTCTCGGGTCGAAGAGGAGTTTCGCGCCATGCAGTCCGGGCGCTCCGGCCGCATGCATATCGCGATCGAATGTCACGCCTGCTTCGACTGGCTCTTCCCCGTCCTCGACGGGTTCCGCGCCGTCTGGCCCAATGTGGATGTGGACATCCGCATGCGGCTCGCTTTCGACGCGATGGAGGCGCTCAGGCGCGAAGAGGTAGACTTCGTCATTTCCTCGGACCCCGTGTCGCTCCCCGGCGTCACCTTCACGCCGCTCTTCGACTACGAGCCCAAGTTCGTGTGTCCCAAGGGACATCGGCTTGCCGGTCACGAATGGATCGAGGCAGAGGATTTCGCCGACGAGATCCTGCTTCACTATCCGGTGGAGCGCGCGAAGCTCGACATCTTCACCCAGCTCCTCACACCCGCGCGGGTCGAGCCGCGCGGCACGCGTGCGGTCGAACTGACCGAGGTGATCCTCATGCTGGTCGCCGCAGGGCGGGGCGTCACGGTGCTGCCCGACTGGGTGCTCGGGAAATACCGGACGAACCCGGACTATGTGATCCTGCCGATCACCGAAAGGGGCCTGACCAAGAGGATGCATGCGGCGACGCGGGACGAAGACGTGGCGAAACCTTACATCGCCCACATGATGCGGCTCGCGCGCACCGAGCCTGTGAAGTTGCAGCGGCAGATGGGGTGA
- a CDS encoding TIGR00341 family protein, whose protein sequence is MSLRQILVTAPAATLPYLTRAVEAEGAVEMRVLSTARPEGDALVLILAAEDNRQALLDRMQAVFGPENEGDWRITLLPVEATIPRIEDEKPERREIAATGLTREEIYDQVWKNARVDRNYIVFVVLSTVVAALGLLSDNVAVVVGAMVIAPLLGPNLALAVGIALGDGALMGRALRTNLAGVVVALGLSILIGLLATPAFTSQELMSRAEVGFDGMAIALASGAAAALSLVTGISSALVGVMVAVALLPPTAAVGMFIGFSRPDLALGAATLLAVNVVCVNLAAQGIMFTRGITPRTFYEKKSAARARIVSAAITLALLAALAGLVYWRLLHPTA, encoded by the coding sequence ATGTCGCTGCGCCAGATCCTCGTCACCGCCCCTGCCGCCACGCTGCCCTACCTGACCCGGGCGGTCGAGGCCGAGGGCGCGGTCGAGATGCGCGTCCTCTCCACCGCCCGGCCCGAAGGCGATGCGCTCGTCCTGATCCTCGCCGCCGAGGACAACCGTCAGGCGCTCCTCGACCGGATGCAGGCCGTCTTCGGCCCCGAGAACGAAGGCGACTGGCGCATCACCCTCCTGCCCGTGGAAGCCACGATTCCGCGGATCGAGGACGAGAAGCCCGAACGTCGCGAGATCGCCGCCACGGGGCTCACGCGCGAAGAGATCTACGATCAGGTCTGGAAGAATGCCCGGGTCGACCGGAACTACATCGTCTTCGTCGTGCTCTCTACGGTGGTCGCGGCCCTCGGGCTCCTGTCCGACAACGTGGCCGTCGTCGTCGGCGCCATGGTCATCGCGCCCCTTCTGGGGCCGAACCTCGCCCTCGCGGTTGGCATCGCCTTGGGCGACGGCGCGCTCATGGGCCGGGCGCTGCGCACGAACCTCGCCGGGGTCGTGGTGGCCCTGGGCCTTTCGATCCTGATCGGACTTCTCGCGACGCCCGCTTTCACGTCGCAGGAACTCATGTCGCGCGCCGAGGTGGGCTTTGACGGCATGGCCATTGCGCTCGCCTCCGGGGCGGCCGCCGCGCTGTCGCTTGTCACCGGCATTTCCTCGGCCCTCGTCGGTGTCATGGTCGCCGTCGCGCTCTTGCCGCCCACCGCTGCCGTCGGCATGTTCATCGGCTTTTCGCGCCCCGACCTCGCCCTCGGCGCTGCGACGCTTCTTGCCGTGAACGTGGTCTGCGTGAACCTCGCGGCACAGGGGATCATGTTCACCCGGGGCATCACGCCCCGCACCTTCTATGAAAAGAAATCGGCTGCCCGCGCCCGCATCGTCTCGGCCGCGATCACGCTCGCTCTCCTCGCCGCGCTCGCCGGCCTCGTCTACTGGCGGCTCCTGCATCCGACGGCCTGA